A stretch of Lactuca sativa cultivar Salinas chromosome 6, Lsat_Salinas_v11, whole genome shotgun sequence DNA encodes these proteins:
- the LOC111890172 gene encoding uncharacterized protein LOC111890172 — protein MPMDRSSSWGSQSQSGSEDSSRGRSSNAAVLSIECLKGTSRAEEWTGEMLETGDIVEEIKIGNISITAPFKNGKSGVQKILHNSFKSKETSIRVRIRRGSDEFAELVACIVPNNGSTGGKKQYMLRSIDDPNYTVGFVDRTEADCLALQASRGSRMESALAAAQLHDGYVAYPWQKQMQELLPIPNSSCFLSILFLPKSSDSVSHRYNDLEDTLSRANAWHTASQASGVPIVFMNIQTESLLTKISGETASSTVNTGSLSDLANLANVSLYGFEDYHGVDIGVVRGVRLWFAPIGGEVAVEIKIKDGDTKLGFAIGRTQEGFIQVTSVLGVEEDSPATRSGLSSLYAEAKKARKLLVVSRISNQKVLPWMVSPEGAIRCYDTVSISQKLSLHRHTKVPISLHVFAWDQEVAMLGNANLRSQTYAPVVSQLPKETQTAHLATANANRGRENDGSMFGVGRDTAGEESFRFHNFSVPNNWV, from the exons ATGCCCATGGATCGATCCAGTTCATGGGGGAGTCAATCTCAGTCCGGATCGGAAGACAGCAGCAGAGGACGATCCAGCAACGCGGCGGTGCTATCAATCGAGTGTTTAAAAGGAACCTCCAGAGCCGAAGAATGGACCGGCGAGATGTTGGAGACCGGCGATATTGTGGAGGAGATTAAGATCGGAAACATCAGCATAACGGCGCCGTTTAAGAACGGGAAGAGCGGAGTACAGAAGATCCTTCATAACTCGTTTAAATCGAAGGAGACTTCAATCCGAGTTCGAATCAGACGCGGATCGGACGAGTTTGCTGAGTTGGTGGCGTGTATTGTTCCGAACAACGGTTCCACCGGCGGGAAGAAACAGTACATGTTGCGGTCGATTGATGATCCAAATTACACCGTTGGATTTGTTGATCGAACGGAAGCTGATTGTTTGGCTTTGCAAG CTTCAAGAGGTTCAAGAATGGAGAGTGCATTAGCAGCAGCCCAACTCCACGATGGATACGTGGCATATCCATGGCAAAAGCAAATGCAAGAACTCCTCCCAATTCCCAATTCCAGCTGCTTCCTTTCCATTCTAttcctccctaaatcctccgattccGTTTCCCATCGTTACAACGACCTCGAAGACACACTTTCACGAGCAAACGCTTGGCACACCGCCTCTCAAGCTTCCGGTGTCCCAATCGTCTTCATGAACATCCAAACAGAGTCCCTCCTCACCAAG ATTTCTGGAGAAACAGCTTCGTCTACTGTTAACACTGGATCGTTGTCGGATTTGGCAAATCTCGCAAACGTGAGTTTATACGGATTTGAAGATTATCACGGGGTTGATATCGGAGTTGTGAGAGGCGTTCGTCTTTGGTTTGCGCCAATTGGTGGAGAAGTTGCAgtcgaaatcaaaatcaaagacGGAGATACAAAGCTCGGATTCGCCATAGGTCGAACACAAGAG GGATTCATTCAAGTTACGTCTGTTCTTGGAGTCGAAGAAGACTCGCCGGCGACTCGTTCAGGTTTGAGTAGTTTGTACGCAGAGGCTAAAAAGGCGAGAAAGCTTCTTGTGGTTTCGAGGATATCGAATCAGAAAGTGCTTCCATGGATGGTTTCACCTGAAGGAGCGATTAGATGTTACGATACTGTTTCGATTAGCCAGAAGCTATCGTTGCATAGACACACGAAGGTGCCGATTTCACTTCATGTGTTTGCGTGGGATCAAGAGGTGGCGATGTTGGGAAACGCGAATCTCAGATCGCAAACTTATGCTCCGGTGGTGTCGCAGCTGCCGAAAGAAACTCAAACTGCACATTTAGCAACCGCAAATGCAAATCGAGGAAGAGAGAATGATGGATCGATGTTCGGAGTAGGTAGAGACACCGCCGGAGAAGAGTCGTTCCGATTCCATAATTTTTCAGTGCCAAACAACTGGGTGTAA
- the LOC111890174 gene encoding histone H3.2: protein MARTKQTARKSTGGKAPRKQLATKAARKSAPATGGVKKPHRFRPGTVALREIRKYQKSTELLIRKLPFQRLVREIAQDFKTDLRFQSSAVAALQEASEAYLVGLFEDTNLCAIHAKRVTIMPKDMQLARRIRGERA, encoded by the coding sequence ATGGCACGTACCAAGCAAACCGCCAGGAAGTCCACCGGAGGAAAGGCTCCAAGGAAGCAGTTGGCCACCAAGGCGGCAAGGAAGTCTGCTCCGGCAACCGGAGGAGTGAAGAAGCCCCACAGATTCAGGCCAGGAACCGTCGCACTGAGAGAAATCAGGAAGTACCAGAAAAGCACTGAGCTTTTGATCAGGAAGCTTCCATTCCAGAGACTTGTGAGGGAAATCGCACAGGACTTCAAAACCGATCTCCGATTCCAGAGCTCCGCCGTCGCTGCTCTTCAGGAGGCATCTGAAGCTTACTTGGTTGGACTCTTTGAAGACACCAACCTTTGCGCAATTCACGCCAAGAGAGTCACAATCATGCCTAAGGACATGCAACTCGCTCGCAGAATCCGTGGCGAGAGGGCTTAA